A stretch of Brassica napus cultivar Da-Ae chromosome C6, Da-Ae, whole genome shotgun sequence DNA encodes these proteins:
- the LOC106407102 gene encoding protein NRT1/ PTR FAMILY 5.7, translating to MEHNKIDTELQNSYNDQQKWVLDSSLDSRGEIPVRARTGAWRAALFIIAIEFSERLSYFGIATSLVVYFTTILHQDLKMAVRNANYWSGVTTLMPLLGGFVADAYLGRYATVLLATIIYLMGLILLTLSWFIPGLKPCHEEMCVEPTKAHEIAFFIAIYLISIGTGGHKPSLESFGADQFEDDHPEERKMKMSYFNWWSAGLCAGVLTAVTVIVYIEDRISWGVAGIILTVVMATSLLIFLIGTPFYRYRAPSGSPLTPMLQVFVAAIAKRHLPHPSDTSLFHELSRNEYTKGRLLSSSNNLKFLDKAAIIKNRGCENVMDEKESPWKLATVTKVEELKLLINMIPIWFFTLAFGICATQSSTFFIKQAIVMDRHIGHNFIVPPSSMFSLVALSMIISLTVYERLLVPILRRVTRNERGISILKRIGIGMVFSLIAMIIAALTERKRLDYTKHHHMVMSALWLAPQFIVIGIADALTLVGLQEYFYDQVPDSMRSLGIAFYLSVIGAASFVNNLLMTVSDRLAEAISGKSWFGKDLNSSRLDRFYWMLAALTAVNICFFVIVAKRYTYKSVQSSVAVADGGDDVEMALVANTSKYT from the exons ATGGAGCACAACAAGATTGATACAGAGCTTCAAAATTCATACAATGATCAACAGAAATGggttcttgattcttctctcgATAGTAGAGGAGAGATTCCTGTTCGGGCTAGAACCGGAGCTTGGAGGGCTGCACTCTTCATCATTG CAATCGAGTTCAGTGAGAGGCTAAGTTATTTTGGGATCGCTACGAGCTTAGTGGTCTACTTTACGACCATTCTTCACCAAGATCTTAAGATGGCTGTAAGAAATGCAAACTACTGGTCCGGTGTCACTACTTTGATGCCTCTTCTTGGAGGCTTCGTCGCCGATGCTTATCTTGGCCGTTATGCCACTGTCCTACTTGCAACCATCATCTACCTTATG gGTTTGATTCTGTTAACATTATCTTGGTTTATACCGGGATTGAAACCTTGTCATGAAGAAATGTGTGTTGAGCCAACGAAAGCCCACGAAATAGCCTTCTTCATTGCAATCTACTTGATATCCATAGGCACAGGAGGTCATAAGCCATCCCTTGAGAGCTTTGGAGCTGATCAATTCGAAGATGACCATCCTGAAGAACGTAAGATGAAAATGTCTTACTTTAACTGGTGGAGCGCTGGTCTTTGCGCTGGTGTTTTAACCGCGGTGACTGTCATCGTCTATATTGAAGACCGGATTAGTTGGGGTGTGGCTGGTATCATACTCACCGTAGTCATGGCTACATCACTTTTGATCTTTCTTATTGGTACACCGTTCTATCGTTATCGAGCACCTTCGGGTAGCCCGCTGACCCCGATGTTGCAAGTCTTTGTCGCTGCCATTGCCAAAAGACATCTTCCTCATCCCAGTGATACTTCTCTTTTTCATGAGTTGTCTAGAAACGAGTATACAAAAGGACGGCTTCTTTCCAGCTCAAATAATCTTAA ATTTCTAGACAAAGCAGCCATTATCAAAAACCGAGGATGTGAAAATGTTATGGACGAGAAGGAGAGTCCTTGGAAACTCGCAACGGTAACAAAAGTAGAAGAACTGAAGCTACTCATCAATATGATTCCAATCTGGTTCTTTACATTAGCCTTTGGCATATGCGCCACTCAAAGCTCCACATTTTTCATCAAACAAGCCATTGTCATGGACCGGCACATCGGTCACAACTTCATAGTTCCTCCATCATCCATGTTTTCCCTCGTAGCTCTCTCCATGATTATCTCCTTAACAGTCTACGAGAGACTCCTCGTGCCTATTTTAAGACGCGTCACAAGAAACGAAAGAGGTATTAGCATTCTAAAAAGAATAGGAATCGGTATGGTTTTCTCCTTAATAGCCATGATCATTGCTGCTTTAACTGAGCGAAAAAGATTGGACTATACAAAGCACCATCACATGGTCATGAGTGCTCTATGGTTAGCTCCTCAATTCATAGTTATAGGTATAGCGGACGCACTTACCCTTGTGGGTCTTCAAGAGTATTTCTACGACCAAGTCCCTGATTCAATGAGAAGTTTAGGCATAGCTTTTTACCTTAGTGTGATTGGAGCGGCTAGCTTTGTCAATAATCTTTTGATGACGGTTAGTGATCGTCTGGCTGAGGCAATCTCTGGGAAGAGCTGGTTTGGTAAAGACCTTAATAGCAGCCGCTTGGACCGTTTTTACTGGATGCTAGCCGCTTTGACCGCTGTAAATATATGCTTCTTTGTGATTGTAGCCAAAAGATATACTTACAAGAGTGTTCAATCAAGTGTGGCTGTTGCTGACGGTGGCGATGACGTCGAGATGGCATTGGTGGCTAATACTTCAAAGTATACTTAA